From a single Macrobrachium rosenbergii isolate ZJJX-2024 chromosome 7, ASM4041242v1, whole genome shotgun sequence genomic region:
- the LOC136839921 gene encoding proline-rich protein 36-like has product MALKRLILLLLQELSFLVFSHSILHSLSTPLLTPSTPSPLLSSPHSLHALSTPLLTSPPPLPVNASPHSLYSLSTPLLTSLPPLPVHSFPHSLHSLYTPLLPLSTPCKLLSSLTPLPLHSSPLLSPLINSLSTPFLSPLSLPLLSHSLHSLSTHSPHSLHSLSTSLLSSPLLSSPLLSSPLLSSLPPLPLLPPLTPSTSSPLLSSLPLLIPSTPSPLLSSHPPLPLYSSPHLTPSTPCKLLSPLPLRSYHHSLHSLSPPIPTPIPTPTLSYTGDH; this is encoded by the exons ATGGCTCTGAAGCGactcatccttcttcttcttcaggaa ctctccttcCTTGTTTTCTCTCACTCCATCCTTCACTCCCTCTCTACTCCTCTCCTCACTCCCTCAACTCCCTCTCCACTCCTCTCCTCACCTCACTCCCTCCACGCCCTCTCCACTCCACTCCTCACCTCACCCCCTCCACTCCCTGTAAACGCCTCTCCTCATTCCCTCTATTCCCTCTCCACTCCTCTCCTCACCTCACTCCCTCCACTCCCTGTACACTCCTTTCCTCACTCACTCCACTCCCTCTAcactcctctcctccctctctccactCCCTGTAAACTCCTTTCCTCACTCACTCCACTCCCTCTacactcctctcctctcctctctcccctcatCAATTCCCTCTCTACTCCTTTCCTctcacccctctccctccctctcctctctcactccctccACTCCCTCTCCACTCACTCTCCTCATTCCCTCCACTCCCTCTCCACTTCTCTCCTCTcgtctcctctcctctcctctcctctcctctcctctcctctcctctcctctctccctccactccctctcctccctcccctcactCCCTCCACTTCTTCTCCACTCCTCTCCTCACTCCCTCTCCTCATTCCCTCCACTCCCTCTCCACTCCTATCCTCACACCCTCCACTCCCTCTCTACTCTTCTCCTCACCTGACTCCCTCCACCCCCTGCAAACTCCTCTCCCCACTCCCTCTCCGCTCCTATCACCACTCCCTccattccctctcccctcctaTCCCCACTCCCATCCCCACTCCCACTCTCTCTTACACAGGAGATCATTAA